A single region of the Pseudomonas solani genome encodes:
- a CDS encoding Rsd/AlgQ family anti-sigma factor, whose protein sequence is MLESCQNAQERWGGVHQLIDRWLLERQELVRVFTSVNDRPQAPAVEDLQGFCEVLVDYVSAGHFEVYEQLLNEAKAFGDQRGLDLAKQIYPRIEAITEVALGFNDCCDGSDSREVCLATELKRLGPLLHERFELEDCLIEVLHNAHQNQGAQLA, encoded by the coding sequence ATGCTCGAGAGTTGCCAGAACGCTCAGGAACGTTGGGGTGGGGTGCACCAGTTGATCGATCGCTGGTTGCTGGAGCGCCAGGAACTTGTCCGGGTCTTCACCAGTGTCAACGACAGGCCACAAGCGCCTGCGGTGGAAGACCTGCAAGGATTCTGCGAAGTACTGGTCGACTACGTGTCGGCGGGCCACTTCGAGGTCTACGAACAGCTGCTCAACGAGGCCAAGGCCTTCGGTGATCAGCGCGGCCTGGATCTGGCCAAGCAGATCTACCCCCGCATCGAGGCCATCACCGAGGTCGCGCTGGGCTTCAACGATTGCTGCGATGGCAGCGACAGCCGCGAAGTCTGCCTGGCCACCGAACTCAAACGACTCGGCCCATTGCTGCACGAGCGCTTCGAACTGGAGGACTGCCTCATCGAAGTGCTGCACAACGCCCACCAGAACCAGGGCGCGCAGCTCGCGTGA
- a CDS encoding FKBP-type peptidyl-prolyl cis-trans isomerase — MRAVVSLCLCLLALTAQAADEEKDLAYSMGVKLGERLREEAPQLQLESLLRGLTQAYRGEKLELDAQRMEHLLDAHEASMEQSGQAPQKAIAAEKRFIALERGKYGVRELTDGVLVSELRAGSGAKPGAHSQVRVNYRGQLADGSVFDASDKPQWFRLDSVIAGWRSALQEMPVGAKWHLVIPSSQAYGEEGAGDLIPPYAPLVFDLELLEVR; from the coding sequence ATGCGCGCTGTCGTTTCACTGTGTCTGTGCCTGCTTGCGCTCACCGCCCAAGCCGCTGATGAAGAGAAGGATCTCGCCTACAGCATGGGCGTAAAACTGGGCGAGCGGCTGCGTGAAGAAGCACCGCAACTGCAGCTGGAATCCTTGCTGCGAGGCCTTACCCAGGCCTATCGCGGAGAGAAGCTGGAGCTGGATGCACAGCGCATGGAGCACCTGCTCGATGCCCATGAAGCGAGCATGGAACAGAGCGGCCAAGCCCCCCAGAAAGCCATCGCCGCCGAGAAGCGCTTCATCGCCCTGGAGCGTGGCAAATACGGTGTGCGCGAGCTGACCGACGGCGTGCTGGTGAGCGAGCTGCGCGCAGGCAGCGGTGCGAAGCCGGGTGCGCATTCGCAGGTGCGGGTCAACTACCGCGGGCAGCTGGCAGACGGCAGCGTTTTCGATGCGAGCGACAAGCCCCAATGGTTCCGCCTCGACAGCGTGATAGCCGGTTGGCGAAGCGCCTTGCAGGAGATGCCGGTGGGGGCCAAGTGGCACCTGGTGATTCCATCATCCCAGGCCTATGGCGAAGAAGGCGCAGGGGATCTGATTCCACCCTACGCCCCCTTGGTGTTCGACCTCGAATTGCTCGAGGTCCGGTGA